A portion of the Opitutales bacterium genome contains these proteins:
- the rho gene encoding transcription termination factor Rho — protein sequence MSDSSAPTGGETIRVIGILEPANNKTGQLLDPTKNGKKRPTDTFVPRELIRRFKLSKGSLVEGQAVQDSRFPNPKLKFVERVDGMPVEERKHCIPFTQLITVAPDKQLKMETDEGLMTHRVIDLFCPIGKGQRGLIVAPPRTGKTTLLQDISKGVKANNPECELMVLLVDERPEEVTDFRRSIDATVFASSNDEEIDSHVRIADLAIEHAKKQVEAGKDVVLLLDSLTRLARAHNSAKGGGGRTMTGGLDIRALEKPRQLFSAARNTEEAGSLTIIASALIETGSRMDDLIFQEFKGTGNMEMVLNRKIAELRIWPAIDMTKSGTRKEELLLDKDTVTKANLFRRAMAALKSEDAAETMIERMSKTKTNAELLALLGS from the coding sequence ATGTCTGATTCATCCGCTCCAACTGGTGGCGAGACGATACGCGTTATCGGTATCCTCGAACCCGCCAATAACAAAACTGGGCAATTGCTTGACCCAACAAAAAACGGGAAAAAACGCCCGACTGACACATTCGTCCCACGCGAGTTGATCCGACGATTCAAGTTGAGCAAAGGTTCCCTTGTCGAAGGACAAGCAGTTCAAGACTCTCGGTTTCCAAATCCGAAGCTCAAATTTGTGGAACGCGTGGATGGCATGCCCGTCGAAGAGCGTAAACACTGTATCCCTTTTACTCAGCTGATTACCGTTGCACCCGACAAGCAGCTCAAGATGGAGACCGATGAGGGGCTGATGACGCATCGCGTAATTGATTTATTTTGCCCCATAGGAAAGGGCCAGCGCGGATTGATTGTCGCCCCACCCCGGACCGGTAAAACGACACTGCTCCAGGACATCTCCAAAGGAGTGAAGGCCAACAACCCCGAGTGTGAATTAATGGTGCTCCTGGTCGACGAACGACCCGAGGAAGTCACCGACTTCCGCAGATCCATTGATGCCACTGTTTTTGCCTCTTCAAACGATGAAGAAATTGACAGTCATGTTCGCATTGCAGACCTGGCTATTGAACACGCCAAAAAACAAGTTGAAGCCGGCAAAGACGTCGTCCTACTCCTAGATTCGCTTACCCGCCTGGCACGCGCCCACAACTCAGCAAAGGGTGGAGGCGGACGCACGATGACGGGCGGTTTGGACATCCGTGCTTTGGAAAAGCCTCGGCAGCTGTTTTCAGCTGCGAGAAACACCGAAGAGGCAGGGAGCCTCACAATTATTGCTTCCGCATTAATTGAGACCGGTAGCCGCATGGATGACCTTATTTTTCAGGAATTTAAGGGCACCGGAAATATGGAGATGGTACTCAACCGAAAAATAGCTGAACTCCGTATCTGGCCTGCGATCGATATGACCAAATCAGGCACCAGGAAGGAAGAGCTCCTCCTCGATAAAGATACCGTCACCAAGGCAAACCTCTTCCGCCGCGCTATGGCGGCCCTCAAATCTGAGGACGCCGCTGAGACCATGATCGAGCGGATGAGTAAAACCAAGACCAACGCAGAGCTGCTCGCTCTACTTGGCAGTTGA